A region of Drosophila mauritiana strain mau12 chromosome 3L, ASM438214v1, whole genome shotgun sequence DNA encodes the following proteins:
- the LOC117139677 gene encoding transcription factor btd, translating to MTMAEGTDPMGHGHHTNPHNPPQQPPQHHPHHLPLPHPPPAPPPQLLNFNHHQQQYLPHMYPAAAAAAQSHSHYGGLQYPHPHALQHQHHPHQHQHHLPLALSLHQQAAAAAAVAAAVATNHSNNNNQASVANNNIVVPWKQRKRKRLSAVLDKLHHNNNNNNNNNETHSNGMACKAEPMDMKGDLAEDAEQDEDHDGSVPDEEDDSLDRDGDAGKYIKSEQPVSEDEENEQEMDQDIEDISGEDLELSHSDDNDQDSPRISMSPLQLQAAQSNLPQDQNQPMNKENPLHVDIKTEIPSPYDRYFPIPSPLFGYYLHTKYLNEVFRRRHDLYPSPLQHTPSSIASETETSPTSQERKSSSNHVLPHALLANNSPPPSLPSPPRSESSVTNNVATTTTSSTTKKRSSPKPKGKKGEKKPMPPPQERPLDLCMRNEVEPKKYKKSGSKSSQESRSAGMMPPPPALSAASSLESMSALSPASSSHSGHMPITSAATPNHQPPPNSPYANAMNAAHAAAAAAAAAMIKMEMPLHPLHHQQMHHSQVPTTTVGVPVIKGDVASPTTKETVAWRYNLDVSPVVEEMPPGSDVAYVCPTCGQMFSLHDRLAKHMASRHKSRNPANDIAKAYSCDVCRRSFARSDMLTRHMRLHTGVKPYTCKVCGQVFSRSDHLSTHQRTHTGEKPYKCPQCPYAACRRDMITRHMRTHTRYDSRGGSREGREGREGREGKESRDSRRSNDRLEEPNSPGSHSLLDMKMNMNMGMGMGLNMGLPMNPMSLLQEELLQKSQPGLTLGGPMPLVVKTESA from the coding sequence ATGACGATGGCAGAAGGCACCGACCCCATGGGGCATGGTCACCACACGAATCCGCACAATCCGCCCCAGCAGCCGCCGCAGCACCACCCGCACCACCTGCCCCTGCCCCACCCTCCGCCGGCACCGCCGCCGCAGCTACTCAatttcaaccaccaccagcagcagtaTCTTCCCCACATGTATCCTGCGGCAGCGGCTGCGGCTCAATCTCACTCCCACTACGGTGGCCTGCAGTATCCCCATCCACATGCGCTGCAGCACCAGCATCATCcccaccagcaccagcaccactTGCCGCTGGCCTTGAGCCTCCATCAGCAGGCGGCTGCTGCGGCCGCAGTGGCTGCAGCGGTGGCCACCAACcactccaacaacaacaatcaagCCAGCGTGGCCAACAATAACATAGTGGTTCCATGGAAGCAGCGCAAGCGCAAGAGGCTCTCAGCGGTGCTGGACAAGCTGCaccacaataataataataataacaacaataatgaGACTCACTCCAATGGCATGGCCTGCAAGGCGGAACCCATGGATATGAAGGGGGATCTGGCCGAAGATGCCGAACAGGATGAAGATCATGATGGGTCCGTACCCGATGAGGAAGATGATTCCTTAGATCGGGATGGGGATGCTGGCAAGTACATCAAGAGCGAGCAGCCCGTCAGCGAGGACGAGGAGAACGAACAGGAAATGGACCAAGACATCGAGGACATTTCTGGCGAGGATCTCGAGCTGTCGCACAGCGATGATAATGACCAGGACAGCCCCAGGATCAGCATGAGTCCTCTGCAGCTGCAGGCCGCCCAGAGCAATCTGCCTCAAGACCAGAACCAGCCGATGAACAAGGAGAATCCGCTTCATGTGGACATCAAGACTGAGATCCCCAGCCCCTATGATAGGTATTTCCCCATACCATCTCCTCTGTTCGGCTATTACCTGCACACCAAATATCTGAATGAGGTGTTCCGCCGGCGTCATGATCTCTATCCCTCGCCTCTGCAGCACACTCCATCTTCCATAGCCTCCGAAACGGAGACTTCACCCACTTCTCAGGAGCGCAAGAGTAGCTCCAACCACGTCTTGCCCCACGCTCTGTTGGCCAATAATTCACCTCCGCCATCGCTGCCATCGCCACCGCGCAGCGAATCCTCGGTGACCAACAATgtggccaccaccaccactagCAGCACCACCAAGAAGCGCAGCAGTCCCAAGCCCAAGGGCAAGAAGGGCGAGAAGAAGCCCATGCCACCGCCGCAAGAGCGACCCTTGGATCTGTGCATGCGCAACGAAGTGGAGCCCAAGAAGTACAAAAAGTCCGGCTCGAAATCGTCTCAAGAGTCCCGTTCCGCCGGTAtgatgccgccgccgccggctCTGAGTGCGGCCAGCAGTTTGGAGAGCATGAGTGCCCTGTCCCCGGCATCGAGTAGCCACTCGGGTCACATGCCCATCACCAGCGCTGCTACACCCAACCACCAGCCACCGCCCAATTCCCCCTATGCCAATGCCATGAACGCTGCCcatgcagcggcagcagcggcggcggcagccaTGATCAAGATGGAGATGCCTTTGCATCCGCTGCACCACCAGCAGATGCATCACTCGCAAGTGCCCACCACCACAGTGGGTGTGCCGGTGATCAAGGGCGATGTGGCCTCGCCCACAACAAAGGAAACGGTGGCCTGGCGTTACAATCTGGACGTGTCGCCCGTGGTTGAGGAGATGCCGCCCGGTTCGGATGTGGCCTATGTATGCCCCACCTGCGGACAGATGTTCTCGCTGCACGACCGCCTGGCCAAGCACATGGCATCGCGTCACAAGTCCCGCAATCCCGCCAATGATATTGCCAAAGCCTATTCCTGCGATGTGTGCCGGCGATCCTTTGCCCGCTCCGACATGCTGACCCGCCACATGCGCCTCCACACCGGAGTCAAGCCGTACACGTGCAAGGTGTGCGGTCAGGTCTTCTCCCGCTCGGATCACCTGTCCACCCACCAGAGGACCCACACCGGCGAGAAGCCCTACAAGTGTCCGCAGTGCCCGTATGCCGCCTGTCGTCGCGACATGATCACCAGGCACATGCGGACCCACACGCGGTACGATTCCAGGGGAGGATCTCGAGAGGGCAGGGAAGGACGCGAGGGACGTGAGGGCAAGGAGAGCCGCGATTCGCGCAGGAGCAACGACCGACTCGAGGAGCCCAACTCACCCGGTTCCCATTCGCTGCTGGACATGAAGATGAACATGAACATGGGCATGGGAATGGGCCTCAATATGGGCCTGCCCATGAATCCGATGAGTCTGCTgcaggaggagctgctgcagAAGTCCCAGCCGGGCCTGACCCTGGGTGGACCCATGCCACTGGTGGTCAAGACGGAGAGCGCCTAA